In Luteitalea sp. TBR-22, one genomic interval encodes:
- a CDS encoding IPT/TIG domain-containing protein, with protein MTGPARAQDFTTWLFAEGSTSGLLGFEKELLLANPNAQDVQVTIAAFTQDGDPIAPFVLTLPPLSRTGVNVRSLPGVGDRAGIALRVTATGPIIAERTMYWGGGLFRGGRLWASPVSDMRGGHNEKGVEAGSYTWYFAEGEGKFFNTFISVANPNAVPTRVRVRYLDDRGAAVTQEQVIAANARFTFWPTAVLSPRFQPGQAGFATIVEAIDDANVGPKQVIVAERQMYWGPGAPFGIRGGHAAMGVTQPSATWMFAEGIQGSTLNFDTYLLLFNQNATPTTVTVKFYADGGTELATVTRTIPALARDNVPTSTVPALAGQAFAMEVTATQPIVAERAVYWRGLLEGHATAGATAPARKWGFAEGLQGGFLMYQDASQTDKRRFNTFFPIYNPGASAATVTAYFYTEGANTGVTKTITVPARSRATIWPLLYPELANRKFATFFSSDQAIVAERVVYWGNGFTAGHASLGTPLPDGFALTAPSLPPAAPGTTLTVTPGRGVPTGGTTVEIEGTGFGHNDVGTRVLFGGVPATSFEVETDTLIRAVTPPGAQGKVDVTVETRGQTIVAPQAFEYFNPWAATGTPYNTFRANAGFGCTGGGRPCQIMPSFLNVVSDMARRQPFDIANSCRAFGGNEKFMEDVVAELRIRTGTNRWALNIKRGNQGLSEDIVTYYYGPEGSDMRNSTQVFIVDIIANHCNPANRSGGAPFWLDQTQATFDGGTIGRWTLGEMCKSPRYRDAVNPNTGAFLFPECR; from the coding sequence ATGACAGGACCTGCGCGTGCGCAGGATTTCACCACGTGGCTGTTCGCCGAGGGCTCGACCAGCGGGCTGCTCGGCTTCGAGAAGGAACTCCTCCTCGCCAACCCCAATGCGCAGGACGTGCAGGTCACGATTGCGGCCTTCACGCAGGACGGCGACCCGATTGCGCCGTTCGTCCTGACGCTGCCGCCCCTCAGTCGCACCGGCGTCAACGTGCGTTCCCTGCCCGGGGTCGGTGATCGCGCCGGCATCGCGCTGCGCGTCACGGCGACCGGGCCGATCATCGCAGAGCGCACGATGTACTGGGGCGGCGGCCTGTTCCGCGGCGGTCGCCTCTGGGCCTCGCCGGTCAGCGACATGCGCGGCGGCCACAACGAGAAGGGCGTGGAGGCGGGCTCCTACACCTGGTACTTCGCCGAGGGCGAGGGCAAGTTCTTCAACACCTTCATCTCGGTGGCCAACCCCAACGCCGTGCCGACGCGCGTGCGCGTGCGGTACCTCGACGATCGCGGCGCGGCCGTCACGCAGGAGCAGGTGATCGCCGCCAATGCGCGCTTCACCTTCTGGCCCACCGCCGTCCTCAGCCCGCGCTTCCAGCCGGGACAGGCGGGCTTTGCGACGATCGTCGAGGCGATCGACGACGCCAACGTCGGTCCGAAGCAGGTGATCGTTGCCGAGCGCCAGATGTACTGGGGCCCGGGCGCGCCCTTCGGCATCCGTGGTGGTCATGCCGCCATGGGCGTCACGCAGCCGTCAGCCACGTGGATGTTCGCCGAGGGCATCCAGGGCAGCACGCTGAACTTCGACACCTACCTCCTCCTCTTCAACCAGAACGCCACGCCGACCACGGTCACCGTGAAGTTCTACGCTGACGGCGGCACCGAGCTCGCGACGGTCACCCGGACGATCCCGGCGCTGGCCCGCGACAACGTCCCGACGTCGACGGTCCCGGCGCTGGCCGGCCAGGCCTTCGCGATGGAGGTCACCGCGACCCAGCCGATCGTCGCCGAGCGCGCCGTCTACTGGCGCGGTCTGCTCGAGGGCCACGCGACGGCAGGCGCGACCGCGCCCGCCAGGAAGTGGGGCTTCGCCGAGGGCCTGCAGGGCGGGTTCCTGATGTACCAGGACGCGAGCCAGACCGACAAGCGCCGCTTCAACACGTTCTTCCCCATCTACAACCCCGGGGCCAGCGCGGCCACCGTCACGGCGTACTTCTACACCGAGGGCGCCAATACCGGGGTCACCAAGACCATCACGGTGCCGGCCCGCTCGCGCGCCACCATCTGGCCGCTGCTCTATCCCGAGCTCGCCAACAGGAAGTTCGCCACCTTCTTCTCGTCCGATCAGGCCATCGTCGCCGAGCGCGTCGTGTACTGGGGCAACGGGTTCACGGCCGGCCACGCCTCCCTCGGCACTCCCCTGCCGGACGGCTTCGCGCTGACCGCGCCGTCGCTGCCGCCCGCGGCGCCCGGCACCACGCTCACCGTGACGCCCGGCCGCGGCGTCCCGACCGGCGGCACGACGGTCGAAATCGAGGGCACCGGCTTCGGCCACAACGACGTCGGGACGCGCGTGCTGTTCGGCGGAGTCCCGGCCACGTCCTTCGAGGTGGAAACCGACACCCTGATCCGGGCGGTGACGCCGCCGGGGGCGCAGGGCAAGGTGGACGTCACCGTCGAGACGCGCGGCCAGACGATCGTCGCCCCGCAGGCGTTCGAGTACTTCAACCCCTGGGCCGCCACCGGCACGCCATACAACACCTTCCGCGCCAACGCCGGCTTCGGCTGTACGGGCGGCGGTCGCCCCTGCCAGATCATGCCGTCGTTCCTGAACGTGGTGTCCGACATGGCGCGGCGCCAGCCGTTCGACATCGCCAACTCGTGCCGGGCGTTCGGCGGCAACGAGAAGTTCATGGAGGACGTGGTCGCCGAGCTGCGCATCCGGACGGGCACCAACCGCTGGGCCCTGAACATCAAGCGCGGCAACCAGGGCCTGTCGGAGGACATCGTGACCTACTACTACGGTCCTGAAGGCTCCGACATGCGCAACAGCACGCAGGTGTTCATCGTCGACATCATCGCCAACCACTGCAACCCGGCGAACCGGAGCGGTGGCGCGCCGTTCTGGCTCGACCAGACGCAGGCGACCTTCGACGGCGGCACCATCGGCCGCTGGACGCTGGGCGAGATGTGCAAGAGCCCGCGCTACCGCGATGCGGTGAACCCGAACACGGGCGCGTTCCTCTTCCCGGAATGCCGGTGA
- a CDS encoding DUF3891 family protein, with product MIVRPDGDSWLLIRQPDHAAMAADLLGHWQADGVPARPTLDVLLAATRAHDCGWAEEDDAPTVNPETGAPWDFIHLPLERRQAVWARALRLLADTPHVAALVAHHALTAYARYDGDPAWHEFFRTMTRERDSRVAELAAGGAGSFDGFLRDYASLRSADLISLALCHGWQDRFELDYYKGVPDGPTLTLTPDPFDGAVVAWRVPARRIARRAYGSDTELREAVAAAPVEWLQGQVQGRPEPLPS from the coding sequence GTGATTGTCCGACCCGACGGCGACAGCTGGCTCCTCATCAGGCAACCTGACCACGCTGCCATGGCCGCAGACCTGCTGGGCCACTGGCAGGCCGATGGCGTGCCCGCGAGGCCGACGCTCGACGTGCTGCTCGCCGCCACGCGCGCCCACGATTGCGGATGGGCCGAGGAGGACGATGCCCCGACGGTCAATCCGGAGACCGGCGCGCCGTGGGACTTCATCCACCTGCCGCTGGAACGGCGCCAGGCCGTGTGGGCGCGCGCGCTGCGCCTGCTCGCCGACACGCCGCACGTCGCCGCGCTGGTCGCCCACCACGCCCTCACCGCCTACGCGCGCTACGACGGCGACCCGGCGTGGCACGAGTTCTTCCGCACGATGACCCGGGAACGCGACAGCCGCGTCGCCGAGCTCGCCGCTGGCGGCGCCGGTTCGTTCGATGGCTTCCTGCGCGACTACGCGTCGCTCCGATCGGCGGACCTGATCTCGCTCGCGCTGTGCCACGGATGGCAGGACAGGTTCGAGCTCGATTACTACAAGGGCGTGCCCGATGGGCCGACGCTGACGCTCACGCCCGACCCGTTCGACGGTGCCGTGGTCGCCTGGCGCGTGCCGGCGCGGCGCATCGCCCGACGCGCGTACGGCTCGGACACCGAACTGCGTGAGGCCGTTGCCGCCGCACCGGTCGAGTGGCTGCAAGGCCAGGTGCAGGGACGCCCGGAGCCCCTCCCCTCATGA